From the Roseateles sp. XES5 genome, one window contains:
- a CDS encoding acyl-CoA dehydrogenase family protein encodes MTRDTEQKLADLNQPPLWSGINAYRSDPLLVDATDAMPKALRDEFDAIGRYVTSPEAQELARMANEGGPKLRTHGPRGERIDVVDFHPAWHALMRRSMASGLHSSLWENVADEQGRAHKARAVRFYLTAQLECGHLCPLTMTSASVAALSASPQVQREWGRKILSRKYDSANKPAMQKSAITLGMGMTEKQGGTDVRANTSTAERVGEGIYRLSGHKWFMSAPMSDGFVMLAQTREGMGCFLVPRLLEDGSGNGLRFQRLKDKIGNRSNASSEVEFSDTFGFLLGAPDAGVRTILDMVTLTRLDCALASAGIMRASLAEAVHHARGRSVFGKPLVAQPIMTRVLADMALDVAGATALALRLAEAFDKARDSAEDAVYARIMTPVTKYWCCKIAPALIYEAMECIGGSGYVEERPIARHYREAPVNAIWEGSGNVMALDLMRVVGGGRDRFETLFAGLARDLGPSGKKTVDVLRACLSLCERDEGAARMLVEQLALAAAAAELYRAGAGRVADAFLETRLASGWRSTYGMLDSRFDSAYIVDLLYPPAR; translated from the coding sequence ATGACTCGCGACACCGAACAGAAACTTGCCGATCTCAACCAGCCGCCGCTCTGGTCGGGCATCAACGCCTATCGTTCCGATCCGCTGCTGGTCGACGCCACCGATGCGATGCCCAAGGCGCTGCGCGACGAGTTCGACGCGATCGGCCGCTATGTGACCTCGCCGGAAGCGCAGGAGCTTGCCCGCATGGCGAACGAGGGCGGGCCGAAGCTGCGCACCCACGGGCCGCGCGGCGAGCGCATCGATGTCGTCGATTTCCATCCGGCCTGGCACGCGCTGATGCGCCGCTCCATGGCGAGCGGCCTGCATTCCTCGCTGTGGGAAAACGTCGCCGACGAACAGGGCCGGGCGCACAAGGCGCGCGCCGTGCGCTTCTACCTGACGGCCCAGCTCGAATGCGGCCATCTGTGCCCGCTGACGATGACCAGCGCCTCGGTCGCCGCGCTCTCCGCCTCGCCGCAGGTGCAGCGCGAATGGGGCCGCAAGATCCTGTCGCGCAAATACGATTCCGCCAACAAGCCCGCCATGCAGAAGAGCGCCATCACGCTCGGCATGGGCATGACGGAAAAGCAGGGCGGCACGGACGTGCGGGCCAACACCTCCACCGCCGAGCGGGTGGGCGAGGGCATCTATCGCCTCTCCGGCCACAAGTGGTTCATGTCCGCGCCGATGAGCGACGGTTTCGTCATGCTGGCGCAGACCCGCGAGGGCATGGGCTGCTTCCTCGTGCCGCGCCTGCTGGAGGACGGCTCCGGCAACGGCCTGCGCTTCCAGCGCCTCAAGGACAAGATCGGCAACCGCTCCAACGCCTCCTCGGAAGTCGAGTTCTCCGACACCTTCGGCTTCCTGCTCGGCGCGCCCGATGCCGGCGTGCGCACCATTCTCGACATGGTGACGCTGACGCGGCTCGACTGCGCGCTGGCTTCGGCCGGCATCATGCGCGCCTCGCTCGCCGAGGCCGTGCACCATGCGCGCGGCCGCAGCGTTTTCGGCAAGCCGCTCGTCGCCCAACCGATCATGACGCGCGTTCTCGCCGACATGGCGCTCGATGTCGCCGGCGCCACCGCGCTTGCGCTCCGCCTCGCCGAAGCCTTCGACAAGGCGCGCGACAGCGCGGAAGACGCCGTCTATGCCCGCATCATGACGCCCGTCACCAAATACTGGTGCTGCAAGATCGCGCCCGCCCTCATCTATGAGGCGATGGAGTGCATCGGCGGCAGCGGCTATGTCGAGGAGCGGCCCATCGCGCGGCATTACCGCGAGGCGCCGGTCAACGCGATCTGGGAAGGCTCCGGCAATGTCATGGCGCTCGACCTGATGCGCGTCGTCGGCGGGGGCAGGGACCGGTTCGAAACGCTCTTCGCCGGGCTTGCCCGCGATCTCGGCCCGTCCGGCAAGAAGACGGTGGACGTGCTGCGCGCCTGCCTGTCGCTGTGCGAGCGCGACGAGGGCGCGGCCCGCATGCTGGTCGAGCAACTGGCGCTTGCCGCCGCCGCCGCCGAGCTTTACCGCGCCGGTGCCGGCCGCGTTGCCGATGCCTTCCTCGAAACGCGCCTCGCCTCGGGCTGGCGCTCGACCTATGGCATGCTCGATTCGCGCTTCGATTCGGCCTATATCGTCGACCTGCTCTATCCGCCGGCGAGATAG
- a CDS encoding metal-dependent hydrolase produces the protein MKITWLGHSAFRIETAKARILIDPFFTGNPAFDESTRREAVAGLTHVLLTHGHGDHVGDTVAIARETGATVLANADLAAWLGAKGVEKVDMGNTGGTVHFDGFSTTFVNALHSSAQITEDGVSHSLGNANGLVLHFEDEPTLYHMGDTDIFSDMALINELHQPEIGLVPIGDRFTMGGAVAALACQRFFNFETVIPCHYGSFGIIDQTADLFVQAMDGASAKIEVPKAGGSVSR, from the coding sequence ATGAAAATCACCTGGCTCGGCCACTCCGCCTTCCGGATCGAAACGGCGAAGGCCAGAATCCTCATCGACCCGTTCTTCACCGGCAATCCCGCCTTCGACGAATCGACCCGCCGCGAGGCCGTCGCCGGTCTGACCCACGTGCTCCTGACCCACGGCCACGGCGACCATGTCGGCGATACGGTCGCCATCGCCCGCGAAACCGGCGCGACGGTTCTGGCCAATGCCGATCTTGCCGCCTGGCTCGGCGCCAAGGGCGTGGAAAAGGTCGACATGGGCAATACCGGCGGCACCGTGCATTTCGACGGCTTCTCCACCACCTTCGTCAATGCGCTGCATTCCTCCGCGCAGATCACCGAGGACGGCGTTTCCCATTCGCTCGGCAATGCCAATGGCCTTGTTCTGCATTTCGAGGACGAGCCGACGCTCTATCACATGGGCGATACCGACATCTTTTCCGACATGGCGCTGATCAACGAGCTGCACCAGCCGGAAATCGGCCTGGTGCCGATCGGCGACCGTTTCACCATGGGCGGTGCCGTGGCGGCGCTCGCCTGCCAGCGCTTCTTCAATTTCGAGACCGTCATTCCCTGCCACTACGGCTCCTTCGGCATCATCGACCAGACGGCCGATCTCTTCGTGCAGGCCATGGACGGCGCGTCCGCGAAGATCGAGGTACCGAAGGCCGGCGGTTCGGTCTCGCGCTGA
- a CDS encoding DUF6105 family protein produces MKWFLILWAGPIALLGSWYGLSYYDMNFGVFMLTRDAHDLVFQIYGNILGIAPESIPPLVARAIVVDSLIVFALIAFRRRKKIIAWWQARRQSSLAVLASDESLSSAP; encoded by the coding sequence ATGAAGTGGTTCCTGATCCTGTGGGCCGGCCCCATCGCGCTGCTCGGCAGCTGGTACGGGCTTTCCTACTACGACATGAATTTCGGCGTCTTCATGCTGACGCGCGATGCGCATGACCTGGTGTTCCAGATCTACGGCAACATCCTCGGCATCGCGCCGGAAAGCATTCCGCCGCTCGTCGCGCGCGCCATCGTCGTCGACAGCCTCATCGTCTTCGCGCTGATCGCCTTCCGTCGCCGCAAGAAGATCATCGCCTGGTGGCAGGCGCGCCGTCAGTCGTCCCTGGCGGTCCTTGCCAGCGACGAGAGCCTGTCCAGCGCGCCCTGA
- the dprA gene encoding DNA-processing protein DprA, which yields MDDRSAGTRGIALTERQRIAWLRLIRSDNVGPVTFRDLINHYGSAETALDMLPELSRRGGASRSIRIAGMAEAEREMESAARHGAAFVGIGEPDYPLLLRQIDGAPPLLAVKGDRKAATMPAVGIVGARNASAASMKFAGFMAREIGRAGYTVVSGLARGIDTAAHRASLETGTVAAMAGGLDRPYPPENVDLLAEITGGRGLAISEMPFGWEPRARDFPRRNRLIAGMALGLVVVEAAVRSGSLITARNAADFGRLVFAVPGSPLEPRCEGTNGLLKDGATVTTTPQDVLDALRPLAEPDLFSPRSGAADQAGERALGVSSTMRLPPNDRERDRIAEALSPVPTDIDDVIRHTGIAAATVYLVLLELDLAGRLHRHAGGGVSIAPD from the coding sequence ATGGACGACCGCAGCGCAGGGACACGGGGAATTGCGCTGACGGAAAGACAAAGGATCGCCTGGCTGCGGCTCATCCGCAGCGACAATGTCGGGCCGGTCACCTTTCGCGACCTGATCAACCACTATGGCAGCGCCGAGACGGCGCTGGACATGCTGCCGGAGCTTTCCCGGCGCGGCGGCGCCTCCCGCAGCATCCGGATCGCCGGCATGGCCGAAGCGGAACGGGAGATGGAGAGCGCCGCGCGGCACGGCGCCGCCTTCGTCGGCATCGGCGAACCGGACTATCCGCTCCTCCTGCGCCAGATCGACGGCGCCCCGCCGCTTCTTGCCGTCAAGGGCGACCGCAAGGCCGCCACCATGCCCGCCGTCGGCATCGTCGGCGCCCGCAACGCCTCCGCCGCCAGCATGAAATTCGCCGGCTTCATGGCCCGCGAGATCGGCCGCGCCGGCTACACCGTCGTCTCCGGCCTTGCCCGCGGCATCGACACGGCCGCGCACCGCGCCAGCCTCGAGACCGGCACCGTCGCCGCCATGGCCGGCGGGCTCGACAGGCCCTATCCGCCGGAGAATGTGGATCTGCTGGCGGAGATCACCGGCGGCCGGGGCCTTGCCATCAGCGAAATGCCCTTCGGCTGGGAGCCGCGCGCGCGGGACTTTCCCCGCCGCAACCGGCTGATCGCCGGCATGGCGCTCGGTCTCGTGGTGGTGGAGGCGGCCGTGCGTTCCGGCTCGCTGATCACCGCGCGCAACGCGGCGGATTTCGGCCGGCTGGTTTTCGCCGTGCCGGGTTCGCCGCTCGAACCGCGCTGCGAAGGCACCAATGGCCTGCTGAAGGACGGCGCGACCGTCACCACGACGCCGCAAGACGTGCTGGACGCCCTCAGGCCGCTGGCCGAGCCCGATCTCTTTTCGCCCCGCAGCGGCGCCGCAGACCAGGCCGGAGAACGGGCGCTGGGCGTGTCGTCCACCATGCGGCTGCCGCCGAACGACCGCGAGCGCGACCGGATCGCCGAGGCGCTGAGCCCGGTGCCGACCGACATCGACGACGTCATCCGCCATACCGGGATTGCCGCCGCGACCGTCTATCTCGTTCTGCTAGAGCTCGATCTTGCCGGCCGGCTTCACCGGCATGCCGGTGGCGGGGTCTCGATCGCCCCCGATTGA
- the gatC gene encoding Asp-tRNA(Asn)/Glu-tRNA(Gln) amidotransferase subunit GatC has protein sequence MSVDLATVKRVARLARIAVSEEEANRMTGELNGILGFVEQLSEVDVEGVEPMTSVTPMEMRKRDDVVNDGNKADAIVANAPASDRNFFQVPKVVE, from the coding sequence ATGTCCGTAGATCTAGCCACCGTGAAGCGCGTCGCGCGCCTTGCCCGCATCGCTGTCAGCGAGGAAGAGGCAAACCGCATGACCGGCGAGCTGAACGGGATCCTCGGCTTCGTCGAGCAGCTTTCCGAGGTCGATGTCGAAGGCGTCGAGCCGATGACGTCGGTCACGCCGATGGAGATGCGCAAGCGCGACGACGTCGTCAACGACGGCAACAAGGCCGACGCCATCGTCGCCAATGCGCCGGCCTCCGACCGCAACTTCTTCCAGGTTCCGAAGGTGGTGGAGTAA
- the gatA gene encoding Asp-tRNA(Asn)/Glu-tRNA(Gln) amidotransferase subunit GatA, which translates to MTRLTIAEAREKLSAKEIKAVELTDAYLAAIEAANPAINAYVAVTPEKARAMAKASDGRIAEGKAGALEGIPLGIKDLFATQGVHTQACSHILDGFKPEYESTVTQNLWNDGAVMLGKLNMDEFAMGSSNESSYYGVVKNPWRATNSNADLVPGGSSGGSAAAVAAFLCAGATATDTGGSIRQPAAFTGTVGIKPTYGRCSRWGIVAFASSLDQAGPIARDVRDAAILLKSMASVDAKDTTSVDRPVPDYEAALGQSLKGMRIGIPREYRVDGMPEEIEALWQQGIAWLKDAGAEIVDISLPHTKYALAAYYIVAPAEASSNLARYDGVRYGLRVDGKDIVDMYKKTRAQGFGAEVKRRIMIGTYVLSHGYYDAYYLQAQKLRTLIKRDFELAFNAGVDAILTPATPSSAFGIADEDLASDPVKMYLQDIFTVTVNMAGLPGLSVPAGLDHKGLPLGLQLIGKPFEEESLFKTAHVIEQAAGRFTPSRWW; encoded by the coding sequence TTGACCCGCCTCACCATTGCCGAAGCCCGCGAGAAGCTCTCCGCCAAGGAGATCAAGGCCGTCGAGCTGACGGACGCGTATCTGGCTGCGATCGAAGCGGCCAATCCGGCGATCAATGCCTATGTGGCCGTCACGCCGGAAAAGGCGCGCGCCATGGCGAAGGCCTCCGACGGCCGCATCGCCGAAGGCAAGGCCGGCGCGCTGGAAGGCATTCCGCTCGGCATCAAGGACCTCTTCGCCACGCAGGGCGTGCACACGCAGGCCTGCAGCCACATCCTCGACGGCTTCAAGCCGGAATATGAATCGACCGTCACCCAGAACCTCTGGAACGACGGCGCGGTCATGCTCGGCAAGCTGAACATGGACGAATTCGCCATGGGCTCGTCGAACGAGTCCTCCTATTACGGCGTCGTCAAGAACCCCTGGCGCGCGACGAACTCCAACGCCGACCTCGTGCCGGGCGGCTCCTCGGGCGGTTCGGCCGCCGCCGTCGCCGCCTTCCTGTGCGCCGGCGCGACCGCGACCGACACCGGCGGCTCGATCCGCCAGCCCGCCGCCTTCACCGGCACCGTCGGCATCAAGCCGACCTATGGCCGCTGCTCGCGCTGGGGCATCGTCGCCTTCGCCTCCTCGCTCGACCAGGCCGGCCCGATCGCCCGCGACGTGCGCGACGCGGCGATCCTTTTGAAATCCATGGCCAGCGTCGACGCCAAGGACACGACCTCCGTCGACCGTCCGGTGCCGGACTACGAAGCCGCGCTCGGCCAGTCGCTGAAGGGCATGCGCATCGGCATTCCGCGCGAATACCGCGTCGACGGCATGCCGGAAGAGATCGAGGCGCTCTGGCAGCAGGGCATCGCCTGGCTCAAGGACGCCGGCGCCGAGATCGTCGATATCTCCCTGCCGCACACGAAATATGCCCTTGCGGCCTATTACATCGTCGCCCCGGCCGAGGCCTCCTCGAACCTTGCCCGCTACGACGGCGTGCGCTACGGCCTGCGCGTCGACGGCAAGGACATCGTCGACATGTACAAGAAGACCCGCGCCCAGGGCTTTGGCGCCGAGGTCAAGCGCCGCATCATGATCGGCACCTATGTGCTGAGCCATGGCTACTACGACGCCTACTACCTGCAGGCGCAGAAGCTGCGCACGCTCATCAAGCGCGACTTCGAGCTGGCCTTCAACGCAGGCGTCGACGCCATCCTGACGCCCGCCACGCCGTCCTCCGCCTTCGGCATCGCCGACGAGGACCTGGCGTCCGATCCGGTCAAGATGTACCTGCAGGACATCTTCACGGTGACGGTGAACATGGCCGGCCTGCCGGGCCTGTCGGTTCCCGCCGGCCTCGACCACAAGGGCCTGCCGCTCGGCCTGCAGCTCATCGGCAAGCCCTTCGAGGAGGAAAGCCTCTTCAAGACGGCCCATGTCATCGAGCAGGCCGCCGGCCGCTTCACGCCGTCCAGGTGGTGGTAA
- a CDS encoding aspartate carbamoyltransferase catalytic subunit, with protein MDFFPHRHLLGIKGLTEQEITHLLDRADEAVKISRQREKKTSTLRGLTQINLFFEASTRTQSSFELAGKRLGADVMNMSVGNSSVKKGETLIDTAMTLNAMHPDVLVVRHSSAGAAALLAQKVSCSVVNAGDGQHEHPTQALLDALTIRRAKGKLSRIIVAICGDVLHSRVARSNILLLNAMGARVRVVAPATLLPSGIADMGAEVYHSMEEGLKDADVVMMLRLQRERMSGAFVPSVREYFHYYGLDAQKLKAAKEDALVMHPGPMNRGVEIASEIADGPQSVIEQQVEMGVAVRMAVMETLLLSQNQGARA; from the coding sequence ATGGACTTCTTTCCGCATCGCCACCTTCTCGGTATCAAGGGTTTGACCGAGCAGGAAATCACCCACCTGCTCGACCGTGCCGACGAGGCGGTGAAAATTTCCCGCCAGCGCGAGAAGAAGACGTCGACCCTTCGGGGCCTGACGCAGATCAATCTCTTCTTCGAAGCCTCCACCCGCACGCAGTCCTCCTTCGAACTTGCCGGAAAACGCCTCGGCGCCGACGTGATGAACATGTCGGTCGGCAATTCCTCGGTGAAGAAGGGCGAAACGCTGATCGACACGGCGATGACGCTGAACGCCATGCACCCGGACGTGCTGGTGGTGCGTCATTCCTCCGCCGGGGCCGCCGCGCTTCTGGCGCAGAAGGTTTCCTGCTCGGTGGTCAATGCCGGCGACGGCCAGCACGAACATCCGACGCAGGCCCTGCTCGACGCGCTGACCATCCGCCGCGCCAAGGGCAAGCTCTCGCGCATCATCGTCGCCATCTGCGGCGACGTGCTGCATTCGCGCGTCGCGCGCTCCAACATCCTGCTGCTCAACGCCATGGGCGCGCGGGTGCGCGTCGTCGCTCCGGCGACGCTGCTGCCGTCGGGCATCGCCGACATGGGCGCGGAGGTCTATCATTCCATGGAAGAAGGCCTGAAGGACGCCGACGTTGTGATGATGCTGCGCCTGCAGCGCGAGCGCATGTCCGGCGCCTTCGTGCCGTCGGTGCGCGAATATTTCCATTATTACGGCCTCGACGCGCAGAAGCTGAAGGCGGCCAAGGAAGACGCGCTCGTCATGCATCCCGGCCCGATGAACCGCGGCGTGGAGATCGCCTCGGAGATCGCCGACGGCCCGCAGAGCGTCATCGAGCAGCAGGTCGAGATGGGCGTCGCCGTCCGCATGGCCGTGATGGAAACGCTTCTCCTCTCGCAGAACCAGGGTGCCCGCGCATGA
- a CDS encoding GNAT family N-acetyltransferase yields MPVTLAIESPLQDDVRTLIAELNTVLLELSPPEACYHLTVEQMAEPAVTVWIARDGNAVIGCGALKRHSAELGEVKRMFTRPDWQGQGIGRRILGEIEAVAEREGLETLVLETGDQHPAAWALYEKAGFARCGPVLDYPDSPYSVFYQKQLRAA; encoded by the coding sequence TTGCCCGTCACCCTCGCCATCGAGAGCCCCTTGCAGGATGATGTTCGCACGCTGATCGCGGAGCTGAACACGGTCCTGCTCGAACTCTCGCCGCCGGAGGCCTGCTATCACCTGACCGTCGAGCAGATGGCCGAGCCGGCTGTGACGGTCTGGATCGCCCGCGACGGCAACGCCGTCATCGGCTGTGGCGCGCTGAAGCGCCATTCCGCCGAGCTGGGCGAGGTGAAGCGCATGTTCACCCGGCCGGACTGGCAGGGCCAGGGCATCGGCCGCCGCATCCTCGGCGAGATCGAGGCCGTCGCCGAACGCGAAGGGCTCGAAACGCTCGTGCTCGAAACCGGCGACCAGCACCCGGCCGCCTGGGCGCTCTACGAGAAGGCGGGCTTTGCCCGCTGCGGCCCCGTGCTCGACTATCCGGATTCGCCTTATTCCGTCTTTTATCAAAAGCAGCTTCGCGCTGCCTGA
- a CDS encoding alkylphosphonate utilization protein yields MSDDDYIYDEATGEWRPASEIAAEKAAANVVRDAAGNVLADGDSVVLIKDLKVKGAGQTLKQGTVIRTIRLTDNPEEIDCRHDAIKGLVLRTEFVRKR; encoded by the coding sequence ATGAGCGATGACGACTACATCTATGACGAAGCCACCGGCGAATGGCGCCCGGCCTCGGAAATCGCGGCGGAAAAGGCCGCGGCGAACGTCGTGCGCGATGCCGCCGGCAATGTTCTGGCCGACGGCGATTCGGTCGTGCTGATCAAGGACCTGAAGGTGAAGGGCGCCGGGCAGACGCTGAAGCAGGGCACGGTCATCCGGACGATCCGCCTCACCGACAATCCCGAGGAAATCGACTGCCGGCACGACGCCATCAAGGGCCTGGTGCTGCGCACCGAATTCGTCCGCAAGCGCTGA
- a CDS encoding dihydroorotase: MTRTTVLKNLRILDPSRNLDENGSIVIENGRIAAIGRGAQNQGAPEGAEIVDGRGMIAAPGLVDARVFTGEPGGEHRETIASAARAAAAGGVTTFIMMPDTDPVIDDIALVEFVLKTARDKAIVNVHPAAALTKHLAGEEMTEFGLLQEAGAVAFTNGRNPMHNAQVLRRAMTYAREFGSVIALETRDRHLGAGGVMNEGLLASWLGLSGTPREAELIPLERDLRIAGLTRAKYHAAQISVPESAEAVRIARERGANVTCAASINHLTLNENDIGEYRTFFKLSPPLRGEDDRKAMVDALAKGEIDIIVSSHDPQDVDTKRLPFADAADGAIGLETMLAAALRLHHSGEVSLMRLIDALSTRPAKIFGLDAGTLASGARADIVLIDVDEPWLATKDCFVSRSKNTPFEDARFTGRAVSTYVAGEKVHSLG; encoded by the coding sequence ATGACCCGCACCACCGTCCTGAAAAACCTCCGCATCCTCGACCCCTCGCGCAATCTCGACGAAAACGGTTCCATCGTCATCGAGAACGGCAGGATCGCCGCCATCGGCCGCGGCGCGCAGAACCAGGGCGCGCCCGAGGGCGCGGAGATCGTCGACGGGCGCGGCATGATCGCCGCCCCCGGCCTCGTCGATGCCCGCGTCTTCACGGGCGAACCGGGCGGCGAACACCGCGAGACCATCGCATCGGCCGCCCGCGCGGCCGCCGCCGGCGGCGTCACCACCTTCATCATGATGCCGGATACCGATCCCGTCATCGACGATATCGCGCTGGTCGAATTCGTGCTGAAGACGGCGCGCGACAAGGCCATCGTCAACGTGCATCCCGCCGCGGCGCTGACCAAGCACCTTGCCGGCGAGGAGATGACCGAGTTCGGCCTGCTGCAGGAGGCCGGCGCGGTCGCCTTCACCAATGGCCGCAACCCCATGCACAATGCGCAGGTGCTGCGCCGCGCCATGACCTATGCCCGCGAATTCGGCAGCGTCATCGCGCTCGAAACCCGCGACAGGCATCTGGGCGCCGGCGGCGTCATGAACGAGGGGCTGCTGGCAAGCTGGCTCGGCCTTTCCGGCACGCCGCGCGAAGCCGAACTCATCCCGCTCGAACGGGACCTGCGCATCGCCGGGCTGACCCGCGCGAAATACCATGCCGCGCAGATCTCGGTGCCGGAATCGGCCGAAGCCGTGCGGATCGCCCGCGAGCGCGGCGCGAACGTCACCTGCGCCGCCTCGATCAACCACCTGACGCTGAACGAGAACGACATCGGCGAATACCGCACCTTCTTCAAGCTCTCGCCGCCGCTGCGCGGCGAGGATGACCGCAAGGCCATGGTCGATGCGCTCGCCAAGGGCGAGATCGACATCATCGTCTCCTCGCACGATCCGCAGGACGTCGACACCAAGCGCCTGCCCTTCGCGGATGCGGCGGACGGCGCCATCGGCCTCGAAACCATGCTGGCGGCCGCGCTGAGGCTGCATCACAGCGGCGAGGTTTCCCTGATGCGCCTCATCGATGCGCTCTCCACGCGCCCGGCGAAGATCTTCGGCCTTGACGCCGGAACGCTCGCCTCCGGCGCGCGCGCCGACATCGTGCTGATCGATGTCGACGAACCCTGGCTCGCCACCAAGGACTGCTTCGTCTCGCGCTCCAAGAACACGCCCTTTGAAGATGCCCGCTTTACGGGCCGCGCCGTTAGCACCTATGTTGCCGGCGAAAAGGTGCATTCGCTGGGTTGA
- the ruvX gene encoding Holliday junction resolvase RuvX codes for MATLTLEELAEILAPGQPIAGLDLGTKTIGLSASDLGRRLATPRPVLKRVKFTQDAETLLAFAEKEKVVAFVIGLPMNMDGSAGPRVQATRAFVRSMADKTAIPFVFWDERLSTVAAERTLIEMDVSRKKRAERIDSAAASFILQGALDRLSSLARTARDD; via the coding sequence ATGGCGACGCTGACCCTCGAAGAGCTGGCCGAGATCCTTGCCCCCGGCCAGCCCATTGCCGGGCTCGACCTCGGCACCAAGACCATCGGTCTCTCCGCCTCCGACCTCGGCCGGCGGCTCGCCACGCCGCGGCCGGTGCTCAAGCGCGTGAAGTTCACGCAGGACGCCGAGACGCTGCTGGCCTTTGCGGAAAAGGAAAAGGTCGTCGCCTTCGTCATCGGCCTGCCGATGAACATGGACGGCAGCGCCGGGCCGCGCGTCCAGGCGACGCGCGCCTTCGTGCGCTCCATGGCCGACAAGACCGCCATTCCCTTCGTCTTCTGGGACGAGCGGCTTTCGACGGTGGCGGCGGAACGCACGCTGATCGAGATGGACGTTTCGCGCAAGAAGCGGGCCGAGCGGATCGATTCGGCCGCCGCCTCCTTCATCCTTCAGGGCGCGCTGGACAGGCTCTCGTCGCTGGCAAGGACCGCCAGGGACGACTGA
- a CDS encoding AEC family transporter — MLAIFESILPVFLLVVLGTLLKRWRLIDRDMWNGLEQLGFFVLFPSLLFSTLAKAEFAGMAAGDIALGSIGSVSLIALMLGLAWPLFRAAGVSAPSFTSVFQTSTRWNAFIALAIAEKLYGPQSLALVALVATLIIIPINLYNIGVLVWFGGGTRSLKTFAQKILTNPMIIGSVLGVAVNLLKIPIYDPLMQAVDLVADTSLSLGLIMVGAGLKLADALKPRPLALLPVVLKLLFMPLVMTGAAYALGLRGEQLLTIAMGASVPTAMNGYVLAKQMGGDAPLYAAVATLQTIASFFTIPMVLAATAYLAGG; from the coding sequence ATGCTCGCCATCTTCGAAAGCATTCTTCCCGTCTTCCTGCTCGTCGTGCTGGGGACGCTGCTCAAGCGCTGGCGGCTGATCGACCGCGACATGTGGAACGGGCTCGAGCAGCTCGGCTTCTTCGTGCTGTTTCCCTCGCTGCTCTTCTCGACGCTGGCGAAAGCGGAATTTGCCGGCATGGCGGCCGGCGACATCGCCCTCGGCTCCATCGGCTCGGTGAGCCTGATCGCCCTGATGCTGGGGCTCGCCTGGCCGCTCTTTCGCGCCGCCGGCGTCTCGGCGCCGTCCTTCACCTCGGTCTTCCAGACCTCGACGCGCTGGAACGCCTTCATCGCGCTCGCCATCGCCGAAAAGCTCTACGGTCCGCAGAGCCTTGCCCTCGTCGCGCTGGTGGCGACGCTGATCATCATCCCGATCAATCTCTACAATATCGGCGTTCTCGTCTGGTTCGGCGGCGGCACGCGCAGCCTCAAGACCTTCGCGCAGAAGATCCTCACCAATCCGATGATCATCGGCTCGGTGCTCGGCGTTGCCGTCAATCTCCTGAAAATCCCGATCTACGATCCGCTGATGCAGGCGGTGGACCTCGTCGCGGACACCTCGCTCAGCCTCGGCCTGATCATGGTCGGCGCGGGGCTGAAGCTTGCCGATGCGCTGAAACCGCGCCCGCTGGCGCTGCTTCCCGTGGTGCTGAAACTTCTCTTCATGCCACTGGTCATGACGGGGGCGGCCTATGCGCTCGGCCTTCGCGGCGAGCAGCTTCTGACCATCGCCATGGGCGCGAGCGTGCCGACGGCGATGAACGGCTATGTGCTGGCCAAGCAGATGGGCGGCGATGCGCCGCTCTACGCCGCCGTCGCGACGCTGCAGACCATCGCCTCCTTCTTCACCATTCCGATGGTGCTGGCGGCGACCGCCTATCTCGCCGGCGGATAG